The Methylovirgula sp. 4M-Z18 sequence CTCATCTCCTCCTGTCTCCCTCATTTCTGTCCCTGCATCCGGACCTGACCGCGCGCTTGCCGAGCCGCGTTTCGTTCGCCGCAAACCTTGATCGGAAGGACATCGATTGCTATCTTTGTGCTCAATGAGATCAAGGAGCACGACATGGCCGGAAATCTGCACGTCCGGAATCTGGACGACGACTTAATTGCCAAGCTCAAGACGCGGGCCGCCCGGCACGGGCGCTCGGCTGAAGCTGAACACCGCGAGATTCTGAAGCAGGC is a genomic window containing:
- a CDS encoding FitA-like ribbon-helix-helix domain-containing protein, giving the protein MAGNLHVRNLDDDLIAKLKTRAARHGRSAEAEHREILKQALETEIEPSFDELAAQLRQLTARRKQTPAEVLLREGRDER